One Colius striatus isolate bColStr4 chromosome 10, bColStr4.1.hap1, whole genome shotgun sequence genomic region harbors:
- the MED8 gene encoding mediator of RNA polymerase II transcription subunit 8 yields the protein MQREEKQLELTLEALISQVADLKNSLVSFIYKLENEYDRLTWPSVLDSFALLSGQLNTLNKVLKHEKTPLLRNQVIIPLVLSPDRDEEIMRQTEGRVPVFSHEVVPDHLRTKPDPEVEEQEKQLITDAARISPDVAQKQIQSLNKMCSNLLEKISKEERESESGGLRQNKQTFNPADTNALVAAVAFGKGLSNRRPPGSGGSVQSGQPGAGAIIAGASGMQQVPMSGASAQQQPMLAGVQMPQAGQPGKMPSGIKTNIKSASMHPYQR from the exons ATGCAG agagaggagaagcagctggagctgaCCCTGGAGGCACTCATCAGTCAGGTGGCTGACCTGAAGAACTCCTTGGTCAGTTTTATCTACAAGCTGGAGAATGAATATGACCGCCTCACATG GCCTTCAGTTCTGGACAGCTTTGCATTGCTCTCAGGGCAGCTAAACACCTTGAATAAAGTGCTGAAGCATGAGAAGACCCCACTATTGCGAAACCAGGTTATCATACCCCTAGTGCTGTCTCCAGACCGCGATGAGGAGATCATG CGGCAGACAGAGGGCCGTGTGCCGGTGTTCAGCCATGAGGTAGTGCCTGACCATCTTCGGACTAAGCCTGACCCTGAGGTGGAGGAGCAGGAGAAGCAGCTGATCACAGATGCAGCTCGAATTAGCCCTGATGTGGCACAG aaacaGATCCAAAGTCTGAACAAAATGTGCTCAAATCTGCTGGAGAAAATCAGCAAGGAGGAGCGTGAATCTGAAAGTGGAG GTTTACGCCAGAACAAGCAGACTTTCAACCCTGCAGATACCAACGCGCTGGTGGCTGCTGTGGCCTTTGGGAAGGGCCTATCAAACCGGAGGCCCCCTGGCTCTGGAGGATCTGTCCAGTCTGGCCAACCAGGAGCTGGTGCCATCATTGCCGGAGCTTCGGGCATGCAGCAGGTCCCAATGTCAGGTGcatcagctcagcagcagccaatGCTGGCAGGAGTGCAGATGCCACAAGCAGGACAACCAG GAAAAATGCCAAGTGGcataaaaacaaacattaaatcTGCCTCAATGCATCCGTATCAGAGATGA